A part of Desulfurococcaceae archaeon genomic DNA contains:
- a CDS encoding ATP-binding protein, translating to MRRRPIGYVPPIGLEGKVKYPVQDVLVESTNELEYVVIGKVINTVPEYPAKLFKSSIFRHILIAGTTGSGKSYTASVMAKRVVEQLGISTVILDWHGEYAALIPRCTVVDPYKMPLRVFTGDPGDLAVVSNVFELTPPQEYVLEKVLKKVDLSRLKTIDVFLDYLENYPDESTWIRESKLALHRKLSLLARENYGSLFKLHGPHQDMSSVLEGGVPCVVDLSGITDTSIRKLYSAFLLKRLVSHVTTTRRPVMIVIEEAQNYLSRNQAIKPICEMLREVRKFNVGLVVVSQSIQQLVEDAMTNANTKVIHSVKSRHDLELVERALYLDQQIISTLPYIDPGEAVYSSPSIKKPVLIRIE from the coding sequence ATGAGAAGGAGGCCCATAGGCTACGTCCCGCCAATAGGCCTTGAGGGTAAGGTTAAGTACCCAGTACAAGACGTACTGGTAGAGTCCACTAACGAACTAGAGTACGTAGTCATAGGGAAGGTCATCAACACCGTTCCCGAGTACCCCGCTAAGCTTTTCAAGAGCAGTATTTTCAGGCACATACTGATCGCCGGGACTACGGGCTCCGGGAAATCCTACACGGCTTCCGTTATGGCTAAACGGGTCGTGGAGCAGCTGGGAATAAGCACGGTAATCCTTGATTGGCATGGCGAGTACGCCGCTTTAATACCGCGCTGCACCGTTGTGGATCCCTATAAAATGCCTCTCCGGGTATTTACTGGCGATCCCGGCGACCTGGCCGTAGTGTCCAACGTATTCGAGTTGACGCCGCCCCAGGAGTACGTGCTCGAAAAGGTACTCAAGAAAGTCGACCTTTCAAGGCTAAAAACGATCGACGTCTTCCTCGACTACCTCGAGAACTACCCCGATGAGTCTACTTGGATACGCGAATCCAAGCTCGCACTACACCGAAAGCTCAGTTTACTGGCTAGGGAGAACTACGGCTCGTTGTTTAAACTCCATGGACCTCACCAGGACATGTCTAGCGTGCTTGAAGGTGGCGTGCCGTGCGTAGTCGACTTAAGCGGAATTACCGACACGAGTATTAGAAAACTGTACTCAGCCTTCCTCTTGAAGAGGCTGGTCAGCCACGTTACCACGACGAGGAGGCCCGTTATGATCGTGATCGAGGAGGCCCAGAACTACCTGTCACGGAACCAGGCCATAAAGCCCATTTGCGAGATGCTCAGGGAGGTGAGGAAGTTTAACGTGGGATTAGTGGTAGTATCCCAGTCAATTCAGCAACTAGTAGAAGACGCCATGACCAACGCCAACACCAAGGTAATACACTCGGTTAAGTCGAGGCATGACTTGGAGCTCGTTGAGAGAGCCCTCTACCTGGATCAGCAAATAATATCCACGCTTCCGTACATTGACCCGGGAGAAGCGGTGTACTCTTCACCTTCAATTAAAAAACCTGTATTGATAAGAATCGAGTAG